A single window of Actinomycetota bacterium DNA harbors:
- a CDS encoding ABC transporter permease, producing MSAATTTTTQVARSRTRLALSDWWVLTKRNLLTYIRKPDLLVFSTIQPVMFVLLFVYVFGGAFEMILPPNVTYVDFLIPGIIVQTSIFAALQTGVGLADDLQKGLIERFKSLPMARSAVLAGRTAADTVSVVFQIVLMVIVGVLIGYRLHEGITEAVLAFVLIVAVGYTFTWVAAFAGLALKSVEAVQAATFTIVFPVIFVSSAFVPVDSMPGWIQPIARNNPMTIWVDTVRSLTLGDPFTDSRSPLFQSIPDLGALAWQSLAWIAVILAIAVPVGVRMYRRT from the coding sequence ATGAGCGCCGCGACGACAACGACGACGCAGGTCGCACGGAGTCGGACCCGCCTCGCACTGTCGGACTGGTGGGTGCTCACCAAGCGGAACCTGCTCACCTACATCCGCAAGCCGGACCTGCTGGTGTTCTCGACAATCCAGCCGGTGATGTTCGTGCTGCTGTTCGTCTACGTGTTCGGCGGCGCGTTCGAGATGATCCTGCCGCCGAACGTAACGTACGTGGACTTCCTGATTCCGGGGATCATCGTCCAGACGTCGATCTTCGCGGCGCTCCAGACGGGCGTCGGGCTCGCCGACGACCTGCAGAAGGGGCTCATCGAGCGGTTCAAGTCGCTGCCGATGGCGCGTTCGGCCGTTCTCGCCGGACGCACCGCTGCCGACACCGTGTCGGTCGTGTTCCAGATCGTGCTCATGGTCATCGTCGGCGTCCTGATCGGGTATCGGCTCCACGAAGGGATCACCGAGGCGGTACTCGCGTTCGTGTTGATCGTGGCCGTCGGGTACACGTTCACCTGGGTGGCGGCGTTCGCCGGCCTCGCGTTGAAGAGCGTCGAGGCGGTTCAGGCCGCGACGTTCACGATCGTGTTCCCCGTCATCTTCGTCAGCTCGGCGTTCGTTCCGGTCGACTCGATGCCGGGCTGGATCCAGCCGATCGCGCGCAACAACCCCATGACGATCTGGGTCGACACCGTGCGGTCCCTGACGCTCGGCGACCCGTTCACCGACAGCCGGAGCCCCCTGTTCCAGAGCATCCCCGATCTCGGCGCGCTCGCTTGGCAGTCGCTCGCCTGGATCGCCGTCATCCTGGCCATCGCCGTGCCGGTAGGCGTTCGTATGTACCGCCGCACCTAA
- a CDS encoding ATP-binding cassette domain-containing protein, producing MDATIHVEGITKRFGNVEALRGVDLKVFPGSVFGLLGPNGAGKTTMIRILTTLLQPDDGQATVAGYDVVRDAEPLRHVIGLAGQYAAIDENLTGQENLEMVGRLYHLTAEEATRRGEAVLERFELTDAAHRVAKTYSGGMRRRLDLGASLVGRPQVLFLDEPTTGLDPRSRLEMWDIIRELVRDGTTLLLTTQYMEEADRLADSIAVIDQGLVIAEGTADDLKTRVGGEVLAIRVADRTQIGAAAGAVLGLGPGGGNADNERGEITLPVGDNGTGILTEAIRRLDAEKIALADVALRRPSLDDVFLSLTGHAAEDGGGTGPGEEQQRGRKGR from the coding sequence GTGGACGCGACCATCCACGTCGAGGGGATCACCAAGCGTTTCGGCAACGTTGAAGCGCTCCGGGGGGTCGACCTGAAGGTTTTCCCCGGGTCGGTGTTCGGTCTGCTCGGGCCGAACGGCGCCGGCAAGACCACGATGATTCGGATCCTCACGACGTTGCTGCAACCGGACGACGGGCAGGCCACCGTCGCGGGGTATGACGTCGTTCGAGACGCCGAGCCACTGCGTCACGTCATCGGGCTCGCCGGGCAGTACGCGGCCATCGACGAGAACCTGACCGGTCAAGAGAACCTGGAGATGGTCGGCCGGCTCTACCACCTCACGGCGGAGGAGGCGACTCGACGCGGCGAGGCCGTGCTCGAGCGATTCGAGCTCACCGACGCCGCTCACCGGGTCGCCAAGACGTACTCCGGCGGAATGCGACGGCGCCTGGACCTCGGCGCCAGCCTCGTCGGCCGGCCACAGGTCCTGTTCCTGGACGAACCGACGACGGGACTCGATCCGCGGAGCCGGCTCGAGATGTGGGACATCATCCGTGAGCTCGTTCGCGACGGGACGACGCTGCTGTTGACCACGCAGTACATGGAGGAAGCGGACCGCCTGGCCGACTCGATCGCCGTGATCGACCAAGGGCTCGTGATCGCCGAGGGGACAGCCGACGATCTGAAGACGCGTGTCGGCGGGGAGGTCCTGGCCATACGTGTCGCCGACCGGACGCAGATCGGAGCCGCCGCTGGGGCCGTCCTCGGACTCGGGCCCGGCGGCGGCAACGCCGACAACGAGCGCGGCGAGATCACCCTCCCCGTCGGCGACAACGGGACGGGGATCCTGACCGAGGCCATCCGACGGCTGGACGCCGAGAAGATCGCGCTCGCCGACGTCGCGCTTCGTCGCCCGTCGCTCGACGACGTGTTCCTGTCGTTGACCGGCCACGCGGCCGAGGACGGCGGTGGGACAGGACCGGGCGAGGAACAACAGCGAGGGAGGAAGGGGCGATGA
- a CDS encoding MFS transporter, which produces MSLLGFEGENAREKVLVLLTMCFALAMAMLDNTVVNVALPTISRELDAGVSELQWIVDGYVLALASFLLTGGIVGDRYGRKKTFLTGLVVFTAASLACGLSQDTAQLIAARAIQGVGAALLLPGTLSIITVTFPPHERARAIGLWAGVSGLALALGPTVGGLMVERLGWESVFFLNVPIGVIAFLVATRTVRESTSPELRRLDAPGLLLGTSALFLVTYGLIESNERGWSDPLIVGSLVAFAILLVAFLAWERRSPHPMMPLRLFRIPAFSAGNTVAFSVSLGMFATFFFMSLYMQTIRGYTALEAGVRFLPLTLAVIVTAPNAGRYAQKHGSRIPMTYGLTLAGGGLLVLSRLSLDTPYLLMLPVFAVMGHGIGATMAPMTAAVMNAVGSERAGLGSAMTNTSREVGGVFGIALLGTVLTTRLRHVIEPALTPLGLSPQQQAAVADAAGHGNIDPALLATLPSDQQARVIDAFRTSFMSGFRISLVIGGLVLLTAAVVANRFIPGRAAAREVMAERDGLAPAMEL; this is translated from the coding sequence ATGTCATTGCTCGGTTTCGAGGGCGAGAACGCGCGGGAGAAGGTTCTCGTTCTTCTCACCATGTGTTTCGCCCTGGCGATGGCGATGCTCGACAACACCGTCGTCAACGTGGCGCTGCCGACGATCAGCCGCGAGCTCGACGCCGGGGTCAGCGAGCTCCAGTGGATCGTCGACGGCTACGTCCTCGCGTTGGCGTCGTTCCTTCTGACCGGCGGCATCGTGGGCGACCGCTACGGGCGCAAGAAGACCTTCCTCACCGGGCTGGTGGTGTTCACCGCCGCTTCGCTCGCGTGCGGACTGTCGCAGGACACCGCCCAGCTGATCGCCGCCAGGGCGATCCAAGGTGTCGGCGCGGCACTGCTGCTCCCGGGAACGCTGTCGATCATCACGGTCACGTTTCCGCCGCACGAGCGCGCCCGCGCGATCGGCCTGTGGGCCGGCGTGTCCGGGCTTGCCCTGGCACTTGGTCCGACCGTGGGGGGTCTGATGGTCGAACGCCTGGGCTGGGAGTCGGTGTTCTTCCTGAACGTCCCGATCGGTGTGATCGCCTTCCTCGTGGCGACGCGAACCGTGCGCGAGTCCACCTCACCGGAGCTGCGACGCCTCGACGCGCCTGGCCTCCTGCTCGGAACCTCGGCCTTGTTCCTCGTGACATACGGGCTCATCGAATCGAACGAGCGCGGCTGGAGCGACCCGTTGATCGTCGGCTCGCTGGTCGCGTTCGCGATTTTGCTCGTCGCGTTCCTGGCGTGGGAGCGACGAAGCCCTCACCCGATGATGCCGCTTCGTTTGTTCCGCATCCCGGCCTTCTCCGCCGGAAACACCGTCGCGTTCAGCGTGTCGCTCGGGATGTTCGCGACGTTCTTCTTCATGAGCTTGTACATGCAGACGATCCGGGGGTACACGGCGTTGGAGGCCGGCGTGCGCTTCCTTCCATTGACGCTGGCGGTCATCGTCACGGCGCCGAACGCCGGGCGCTACGCGCAGAAGCACGGCTCGCGCATCCCGATGACGTACGGGCTGACCTTGGCGGGCGGCGGCCTTCTCGTGTTGTCACGTCTGTCGCTCGATACTCCGTACCTGTTGATGCTGCCGGTCTTCGCCGTCATGGGTCACGGCATCGGCGCGACCATGGCGCCGATGACGGCCGCGGTGATGAACGCGGTTGGTTCGGAACGCGCCGGGCTCGGCTCGGCCATGACGAACACGTCGCGCGAGGTCGGCGGGGTTTTCGGCATCGCCCTGCTCGGCACGGTGCTCACGACGAGGCTGCGGCACGTAATCGAGCCGGCGCTGACGCCGCTGGGCCTGTCGCCGCAGCAGCAGGCCGCCGTCGCCGACGCCGCCGGTCACGGCAACATCGACCCCGCGCTGCTAGCCACGCTGCCGTCCGATCAACAGGCCCGCGTGATCGACGCGTTCCGTACCTCGTTCATGAGCGGGTTCCGGATCTCGCTCGTCATCGGTGGACTCGTGCTGTTGACCGCGGCCGTCGTGGCGAATCGCTTCATTCCGGGGAGAGCCGCGGCGCGCGAGGTGATGGCCGAGCGCGACGGGCTCGCGCCGGCGATGGAGCTGTGA
- a CDS encoding MFS transporter — MKARGRAPLLALFAANAVSLTGNVAALVAIPWFVLQTTGSATKTGITAFAGLLPVVLSGLFGGALVDRLGYRRTSIVADLASSVAVAAIPLLHSTVGLEFWQLVVLVFLGGLLDAPGGTARAALLPDVAASAGWSFERATGSTAVVERFARLAGAPLAGVLIAATGATNVLWIDAASFLVSAALVAVGVPRPAVVREPRKTSYRRELREGYAFLRADRTLAVLVFIVSLTNLFDAVAMIALPVLAHDIYESALSLGLMTAAGGAGSVLGALAFAAVGHRLSRRAVFTWGFILVTLSFPVAAFFPPLAVLLVAKTISGLASGPLNPVIDTVFMERVPAWMRGRVFGVTQAAAWVAIPLGVLVAGAVIEAIGLRATLLFSGAAYLTITVGARFSTALRDLDRRPELVSTEAA, encoded by the coding sequence TTGAAGGCGCGCGGACGCGCGCCGCTTCTCGCCCTGTTCGCGGCCAACGCCGTCTCGCTAACGGGAAACGTCGCCGCGCTGGTCGCCATCCCGTGGTTCGTGCTCCAGACGACCGGAAGCGCAACGAAGACGGGCATCACGGCGTTTGCCGGACTGCTCCCGGTCGTCCTCTCGGGTCTGTTCGGCGGGGCGCTCGTCGACCGTCTCGGCTACCGCCGGACGAGCATCGTCGCGGACCTCGCGAGCTCGGTGGCCGTGGCCGCAATCCCGCTGCTGCACTCGACGGTGGGGCTCGAGTTCTGGCAGCTCGTCGTGCTGGTGTTCCTGGGTGGCCTGCTCGACGCGCCCGGCGGAACGGCTCGCGCGGCGTTGTTGCCCGACGTCGCCGCGAGCGCCGGATGGAGCTTCGAGCGGGCAACCGGGTCGACCGCGGTTGTCGAACGGTTCGCTCGCCTCGCCGGCGCGCCCCTCGCCGGCGTTCTCATCGCGGCGACCGGAGCGACGAACGTCCTATGGATCGACGCCGCTTCGTTCCTCGTGTCGGCGGCGCTCGTCGCGGTGGGCGTTCCCCGACCGGCCGTCGTACGCGAGCCGAGGAAGACGTCGTACCGCCGAGAGCTCCGCGAGGGCTACGCGTTCCTGCGTGCCGACCGCACCCTCGCCGTGCTGGTCTTCATCGTGAGCCTGACGAACCTGTTCGACGCCGTGGCCATGATCGCGCTCCCGGTCCTCGCTCACGACATCTACGAGAGCGCGCTCAGCCTCGGACTCATGACGGCGGCGGGCGGCGCGGGCTCGGTGCTCGGCGCGCTGGCGTTCGCGGCGGTCGGGCACCGGTTGTCGCGCCGAGCCGTGTTCACGTGGGGGTTCATCTTGGTCACCCTGTCGTTCCCCGTCGCCGCGTTCTTCCCGCCGCTGGCGGTGTTGCTCGTCGCGAAGACGATCTCGGGCCTCGCTTCTGGGCCGCTGAACCCGGTGATCGACACGGTGTTCATGGAGCGCGTGCCGGCCTGGATGCGGGGTCGCGTGTTCGGCGTGACGCAGGCCGCCGCGTGGGTGGCGATCCCACTCGGGGTTCTGGTCGCGGGCGCCGTGATCGAGGCCATCGGTCTTCGCGCGACCCTCCTTTTCAGCGGCGCCGCATATCTCACGATCACCGTCGGAGCACGGTTCAGCACCGCCCTCCGTGACCTCGACCGCCGGCCGGAACTGGTCTCGACGGAGGCCGCGTAG
- a CDS encoding SRPBCC domain-containing protein — protein sequence MAHPFELTNEFQVDATPEEVWDAIATGPGVDAWFMGRNEIEPREGGTVRTIMRGGTEEGTVQAWEPPNRLAYRTPEGPDGALHAFEYIVEGRGKGSTVVRWVHSGFLGENWESEYEGLSEGDPMYFDKLRVYLTYFRGRTATPVEAFGPAVPDRDHAWTTLHRALGLQSTPSLGDRVRLTPEGLPVLDGVVDWLSRDFLGVRTDDGIYRFMHIAAFGGITGVGHHVFDDALDQKEAEEAWGVWLEKVFS from the coding sequence ATGGCCCATCCGTTCGAGCTCACCAATGAGTTCCAGGTCGATGCCACCCCAGAAGAGGTGTGGGACGCGATCGCCACCGGTCCAGGCGTCGACGCCTGGTTCATGGGTCGCAACGAGATCGAGCCGCGGGAGGGCGGCACCGTTCGCACGATCATGCGAGGCGGAACGGAGGAGGGGACGGTCCAGGCCTGGGAGCCGCCGAATCGGCTCGCCTACCGCACCCCTGAAGGTCCGGACGGCGCGCTCCACGCGTTCGAGTACATCGTCGAGGGGCGCGGGAAGGGCAGCACCGTCGTCCGCTGGGTGCACAGCGGCTTCCTCGGCGAGAACTGGGAGAGCGAGTACGAGGGCCTTTCCGAGGGCGACCCGATGTACTTCGACAAGCTCCGCGTGTACCTCACGTACTTCCGCGGCCGCACGGCGACGCCCGTCGAGGCGTTCGGTCCGGCAGTGCCCGACCGTGACCATGCCTGGACCACCCTCCACCGCGCCCTGGGGCTGCAGAGCACACCCTCGCTCGGCGATCGCGTGCGCCTGACGCCCGAGGGACTCCCGGTTCTCGACGGCGTCGTCGACTGGCTGTCGCGCGACTTCCTCGGCGTGCGCACCGACGACGGCATCTACCGGTTCATGCACATCGCCGCGTTCGGCGGCATCACTGGAGTCGGCCACCACGTCTTCGACGATGCACTCGACCAGAAGGAAGCCGAGGAGGCATGGGGCGTCTGGCTGGAGAAGGTCTTCAGCTAG
- a CDS encoding DUF2630 family protein, with product MEDENVISRIEALAHEEHELFEKEAEGDVSTADRERLKGIQVQLDQCYDLLRQRRARRAAGLDPNDANVRDETTVEGYLS from the coding sequence ATGGAAGACGAGAACGTGATCTCTCGCATCGAGGCGCTCGCGCACGAAGAGCACGAGCTATTCGAGAAGGAAGCCGAAGGCGACGTGTCGACGGCGGACCGGGAGCGCCTGAAGGGCATCCAGGTCCAGCTAGACCAGTGCTACGACCTGCTCAGGCAGCGTCGAGCGCGGAGAGCAGCCGGCCTCGATCCGAACGATGCGAACGTGCGAGACGAGACGACCGTCGAGGGCTATCTTTCGTAG
- a CDS encoding helix-turn-helix domain-containing protein codes for MAPEPSTLRLTEPAQMRALAHPLRLRLLGLLRADGPATATALAERLGVSPALASYHLRQLSDRGFIEEAPDLARDGKERWWRSSHERTSWSTVEFLDSPERVAAEQAFGREIVRAQANHAMEWVTSTHTWPAEWVDAADMSDWILELTPKELRELRDELHEVIARRRAGRHPGSERVAAVVHLYPRRRGTN; via the coding sequence ATGGCGCCCGAACCGAGCACACTCCGGCTCACCGAGCCGGCCCAGATGCGGGCGCTCGCCCATCCGCTGCGCCTGCGCCTGCTGGGTCTCCTGCGGGCCGACGGCCCGGCGACGGCCACGGCGCTGGCTGAACGACTCGGCGTGTCCCCGGCGCTTGCCAGCTACCACCTTCGTCAGCTCTCCGATCGGGGATTCATCGAAGAGGCCCCCGATCTTGCCCGAGACGGCAAGGAACGGTGGTGGCGCTCGTCCCACGAGCGGACGAGCTGGTCGACGGTCGAGTTCCTCGACTCCCCGGAGCGCGTCGCCGCCGAGCAGGCCTTCGGCCGCGAGATCGTCCGAGCGCAGGCGAACCACGCGATGGAGTGGGTCACCAGCACCCACACGTGGCCCGCCGAATGGGTGGACGCCGCCGACATGAGCGACTGGATCCTCGAGCTCACGCCCAAGGAGCTGCGCGAGCTTCGCGATGAGCTGCACGAGGTGATCGCGCGCCGCCGCGCCGGGCGCCATCCGGGTTCGGAACGCGTCGCCGCCGTCGTCCACCTGTACCCACGGCGCCGGGGGACGAATTGA
- a CDS encoding CDGSH iron-sulfur domain-containing protein, with translation MAEPQAARRVVVERGGPYRVEGDIRLLRTAIVTTEHGEPIAWDEGPDFDTPDTYELCRCGMSETKPFCDHVCERLGFDGTEVADRGPIARRREPWQGKGVVLYDDRTICTHAGFCTNLRTTVWTLAGEADDPDARGEFVAMVHQCPSGRLAFATDDDPDTLVEPELEPSIGVEPNASYWLRGGIPVVSEDGTPYEVRNRQTLCRCGNSANKPFCDGRHKRTGFIDPAVPS, from the coding sequence ATGGCCGAACCCCAAGCCGCACGCCGCGTCGTCGTCGAACGCGGCGGCCCGTACCGCGTCGAGGGCGACATCCGGCTGCTCAGAACCGCGATCGTGACGACCGAGCACGGCGAGCCGATCGCGTGGGACGAAGGTCCAGACTTCGATACTCCGGACACGTATGAGCTCTGCCGGTGCGGCATGTCGGAGACGAAGCCGTTCTGCGATCACGTGTGCGAACGCCTGGGGTTCGATGGAACGGAGGTCGCCGACAGGGGACCGATCGCGCGACGCCGCGAGCCGTGGCAGGGGAAGGGCGTCGTGCTCTACGACGACCGCACGATCTGCACGCACGCGGGGTTCTGCACGAACCTGCGCACCACGGTATGGACGCTCGCCGGCGAGGCGGACGATCCCGATGCGCGGGGGGAGTTCGTGGCGATGGTTCATCAGTGTCCGTCGGGACGGCTCGCGTTCGCGACGGACGACGACCCCGACACGCTGGTCGAGCCGGAGCTCGAGCCGTCGATCGGCGTGGAGCCGAACGCGTCGTACTGGCTCCGGGGCGGCATCCCAGTCGTCTCGGAGGACGGAACGCCGTACGAGGTGCGGAACCGACAGACGCTCTGCCGGTGCGGAAACTCGGCCAACAAGCCGTTCTGCGACGGCCGGCACAAGCGTACCGGGTTCATCGATCCAGCCGTTCCGAGCTGA
- a CDS encoding SpoIID/LytB domain-containing protein, producing the protein MGTVVVRKRPLVAATLAILVLAACGQPGPADRTRRTPGSTSSASQPSASVDSSGSPSPNARAPMDPDSVRIAAPGGGSLLLRGGYPHVASPCIDPEPRRLLARYPGTLLVRRSDDGTLRLVVTLPFQEYLQGIAEVPPSWPGEALKAQAIAARSYALATTGWSGQEGETLDTPICATTACQVYRGIPVPFEPNVRRWYRAVRQTAGLVLLFEGRPATTVYFSTSNGQTYGNEDVFGSSPLPYLRPVVENDDGASPTSRWRVRLPFDDVATFLAAAGDWPRSRPVTDVRFRDGRFVVSSHARTRSIESSTFREGINAWAPCLEPANYPPPSRFGSPLPTTIPSRWLSASSERGALIISGRGWGHGAGMVQWGAYGKARRGLSAADILAFYYGGLRPEAYPQPGRIHVQVAEGITELRAVPSDVGATVDGREVGLARISVAGGESLQVEVEPR; encoded by the coding sequence GTGGGCACCGTGGTCGTGCGGAAGCGCCCGCTCGTCGCCGCCACCCTGGCGATCCTCGTGCTCGCGGCGTGTGGCCAACCCGGTCCGGCGGATCGGACGAGGCGAACACCGGGTTCGACGTCGAGCGCGAGCCAGCCCTCAGCGTCTGTCGACTCGTCGGGCTCGCCGTCGCCGAACGCGCGCGCCCCGATGGACCCAGATTCCGTTCGAATCGCGGCGCCCGGGGGCGGTTCGCTGCTCCTCCGAGGCGGATACCCCCACGTCGCCTCTCCGTGCATCGATCCCGAACCGAGGCGATTGCTCGCTCGCTATCCCGGCACGCTCCTGGTGCGTCGATCCGACGACGGAACGCTGAGGCTGGTCGTCACGCTGCCGTTCCAGGAGTACCTCCAGGGCATCGCCGAGGTACCGCCGTCCTGGCCGGGCGAGGCACTCAAGGCGCAGGCCATCGCGGCGCGGAGCTACGCATTGGCGACGACCGGGTGGAGCGGGCAAGAGGGTGAGACGCTCGACACACCGATCTGTGCGACGACCGCCTGTCAGGTGTACCGAGGCATCCCCGTTCCGTTCGAGCCGAACGTTCGGCGCTGGTACCGAGCCGTTCGCCAGACCGCCGGTCTAGTCCTGCTCTTCGAGGGACGACCGGCCACGACGGTGTACTTCTCAACCTCGAACGGACAGACGTACGGCAACGAGGACGTGTTCGGCAGCTCGCCGCTCCCCTATCTCCGCCCGGTCGTCGAGAACGACGACGGTGCCTCGCCGACGTCGAGGTGGCGCGTTCGCCTGCCCTTCGACGATGTCGCGACGTTCCTTGCGGCTGCGGGCGATTGGCCCCGGTCACGTCCGGTCACGGACGTGCGGTTCCGTGACGGCAGGTTCGTCGTCTCGAGCCACGCCCGGACGCGGTCGATCGAGTCCAGCACGTTCCGCGAGGGGATCAACGCGTGGGCGCCGTGCCTGGAACCCGCCAACTATCCGCCGCCGAGCAGGTTCGGCTCGCCCCTTCCGACGACGATCCCGTCTCGATGGCTGAGCGCGTCCTCCGAGCGCGGCGCGTTGATCATCTCGGGGCGCGGCTGGGGCCACGGCGCTGGGATGGTGCAGTGGGGCGCGTACGGCAAGGCGCGGCGGGGCCTGTCGGCCGCCGATATCCTCGCTTTCTACTACGGAGGGTTGCGCCCCGAGGCCTATCCGCAGCCGGGGCGGATCCACGTCCAGGTCGCCGAGGGCATCACCGAGCTCCGCGCCGTTCCGTCCGATGTCGGGGCCACGGTCGACGGCCGTGAGGTCGGCCTGGCCCGGATCTCCGTCGCCGGCGGCGAATCCCTGCAGGTCGAGGTGGAACCGCGATAG